TGGTAGCATTTGATCTCATAAAATTATCTCAATTTTTGACATATTTATTTAAATTTTACTTATTAAATTTTATTAATTTTTTATTAAATTGTTTTAAATCAAATATTTGAATTTCAATAATGTTGGTGAGTTGTGTTTTAATTGTTAATATTTGTATCTATGTGTTATTTATTGAAATGAAAATAATAATGCTCGCATGATTTTGAATTGTTTTTATGTATGATGTCTAAAATAGGGTGAAAAATAAACTTTAAAAAGGAGCAGTCAAATAAAAAATGATTGTAAAAATAAATGTTAAATTTTTTATATCTATTAGTTTTTATAACTTAATTTAAAAGGTTTTGACTATGAAAAAGACTTTTTTTCATTTATCACTGATTGCTGTAGGATTATTTTCTCTCAATACAGCAAATGCAGCAACAGCAACAGGCACATTAACTGTTAAGGCAACAGTAACGAACAGTTGTGTATTAAATACCTCTGCAACTGGGACTACAACAAATGCAGTTTTAGACTTTGGTACTTTAAGCTCTCTTACGAGCAACGTAGATGCAGACACCACAACGACAGGTGGTACTTCAATCAAAGTTCTATGTAACAACACAGTGCCATGGACCTTGGCTTTTGATGCTGGGCAGAATGCTCAAACGACTCAACGCCGTATGATTGGTGGTGCAACAAGCAACGAATATATTCCTTATAACCTCTTCTCAGATACTGCACATGGTACGGCAATTGGCATTGCAACGACTGCCTATAGTGGAACTGGAACCGGTAATGTCCAAACCGTTAACGTGTATGGCCGTATTCCAGCTGGGTCTACACTGCCGAGTGCGGGTAGCTATCTTGATACGGTAACAATAACAGTAACTTATTAATTCTTATAAATTATAAATATTGTTAGCCCTTTTGAAAGGGCTAACACATTAAAAAAGTTATATTTGAGTAAATCATGAAAAAAAATATCTTTATTATTACGGGATTATTCTTAACTTTATCTAGCACTATTAACGCCGCTACAATCCGCCTTTCACCTGTGAATGTGGAAATATTAAGTCATCAAAATGCGTCTTCAATTAGTTTATTTAATCAGTCAAATGAAAGTACTGATTTGCAGATTCGCGTATTTGAATGGACTCAAAAAAATGGACAAGATCAGTTAACACCTACAGATGAGATTGCCATTAGCCCACCATTTTTAAAATTACAGTCTAATGATTCTTATAACTTACGTGTAGTTAGAATTAATCCAACACCTATTTCTGGTGAAAAAACTTATCGTATTATTATTGATGAACTACCAAAACCCATTGATAGCCGTAAAGCCGCTCAAGGCGTAAATGTGTTACTTCGCTCATCATTACCCGTATTTGTAGTCAATAAAGATGCAATTACCAAACTTAGTTGGAAAATTGATACAAATCAGGAAGCAGCTTCCTTAAATATTAGTAATATTGGAAACCAGCATGCACTTTTAAATAATTTAATGCTTGTTGATACAACAGCGAATAAAAGTTACCCGATTAAAGTAAATACCGTAAATGGTTATATCCTTGCGGAACAGGCACGAAGCTATTCTCTTAATAATTTTACATATCAGCCAAATCATAAATACAGCGTATCTCTGACAGTTAATGGTAAGAAAACCACACTTTAAGAGGCTTATATGAAATATATTATAGGTGTCTTATGTGTGGCATATCTTCCGGCGTATTCTTTTGCCGAGCAACTACAAGATAATACCAACACTCCAATTCCCAGTGTTCCTAAATCTATAGATAGCAATAATAAATATGCACAGGGGAATGCAAATGGAGATGAGCAAAATCTTAATTTTACTCAGCTTTTTTTAGTTGTTTCTATGAATTCTAATACTGCTGAAGACTTGGTTGCTGTGAAGCAATCTAAGGATGGAAAGCTATATATCCGCTCTAGTGCCTTAAATACTTTAAGAGTGAAAATGGATGAGCAGATTCCTGATAGCCAATGGGTGTGTATTAACGAGCTAAAAGGAATCCGTTTTAAATATCTAGAGAATGAGCAGGCTCTAAATTTACAAGTTCCGTCGAGCATGTTGACGGATTATTCAGTTGACTTAAATGGTCAGCAGATTACTAGCCCTCATTTACTCAAAATGAAGCCCTTAAACGCGGCTATTCTGAACTATAGTTTGTATAACACCATAACCAATGACGAGAATGTTTTCTCAGGTTCAGCAGAAGGAATCTTTAACAGCGCAATCGGTAATTTTTCTTCAGGTGTTTTATACAGCGGCAGTAATGAAACTAGTTATAGCCATGAAAAATGGGTGCGCTTGGAGAGTAAGTGGCAGTACGTAGACCCAGAAAAAGTCAGGATATATACCTTAGGGGATTTCATCTCCAATAGTTCGGACTGGGGGAATAGTGTACGTCTGGCTGGTTTCCAGTGGTCAAGTGCTTATACTCAACGAGGTGATCTTGTCACCTCAGCACTCCCACAATTTTCAGGCTCGGCTGCACTTCCTTCAACTTTAGATTTATACGTTAACCAGCAAAAGATTTATTCAGGGCTGGTGCCTTCAGGCCCATTTGACATTAAACAGCTCCCGTTTATTTCGGGAAATGAAGTCACGCTTGTGACGACCGATGCAACGGGTCAGCAAAGCATTACCAAGCAGGCTTACTATTTTTCATCTAAAATTCTGGCAAAAGGCATTAATGAATTTTCAGTAGATGTTGGGGTTCCACGCTACAACTATGGACTTTATTCAAACGATTACGACGATGCCACTTTTGCTTCGGGTGCGATTCGCTATGGCTACAGCAACTCACTGACCTTAAGCGGTGGTGCAGAGGCTTCAACAGATGGTTTATCGAACCTCGGCACTGGTTTTGCCAAGAACCTGTTTGGTTTTGGGGTGATCAATGCTGACATCGCCGCGAGTCAGTATAAAGATGAAAACGGTTATACTGCTCTAGTCGGTTTAGAAGGGCGTATTAGCAAGAATATTTCGTTTAATACCAGTTACCGCAAAGTATTTGATAATTACTTCGACCTTGCCCGTGTGTCTCAAATTCGATATTTAAAAGATAACCAGATTACTTCTGAGCTGCAGAACTATCTGAGCTACAGTGCACTGGCAGATGAGATTTTTAGGGCAGGGATGAGCTATAACTTTTACGAAGGGTATAGCGCCTATCTGGGCTATAACCAGATCAAATATAGTGACAACTCTTACAAGTTAGTGTCTGCCAATTTAAGCGGAAGTTTGAACAAGAACTGGGGATTTTATACCTCGGCGTATAAAGATTATGAAAACCAAAAAGACTATGGCATTTACTTTGCACTGCGTTATACACCATCTAGCCGAGTCAATGCGATTACGAGTGTATCTAATGATGGTGGCAGACTGAGTTACCGACAAGAAATATTCGGCTTATCAGAACCACAAATCGGTTCATTTGGATGGGGTGGCTATGTTGAACGTGATCAGGATGCGAATCAAAACAATGCTTCAATTTATGGCTCTTACCGTGCTCGGGCGGCTTACCTGACAGGTCGATACAACCGAATTGGGGATAACGACCAAGTTGCACTTTCAGCGACAGGTTCATTGGTTGCGGCGGCAGGACGAGTGTTTGCAGCCAATGAAATTGGAGATGGCTATGCAGTTGTGACCAATGCTGGACCACAAAGCCAAATTATAAATGGCGGAATCAACTTGGGTGTAACTGATAATTCTGGAAGATTTCTGATTCCTAGTCTCATGCCATATAAAGAGAATCATATCTATCTAGATCCATCGTATCTTCCTTTGAATTGGAGTGTTAAATCTACAGACCAAAAAACAGTGGTGGGTTATCGCCAAGGTGGCCTTATTGATTTTGGTGCTCATCAGGTCATTTCAGGATTAGTGAAACTTGTTGACTCGAGTAACTCACCTTTATTACCAGGTTATACGGTTCGAATTAATGGTCAGCAAGATGGTGTAGTTGGCTATGACGGTGAAGTATTTATTCCAAACCTGTTAAAACAAAACAAGCTTGAAGTCGATCTTCTGGATCATGGTTCATGCCAAGTTGACTTCACATATAACAGTAATCAGTACTCAACTAAAAAATTGGGACCTTATGTATGTCATTAAATATTATGAATAAGGCTCAAATAGAGAGCTATAAGAAATTTTCATTGTCTTTAAAATACTTTATAGGTATTTGCTTATTTTATCTCGTTTATGCCTTTTTTAGTCCGGCACATGCGGCTTGTACGGTAGCTGGAACCACAAATAATACGTTTACCTACACAGCCGCAAATATTAATAGTGATGCAACTGTAAACCTTTCAGGAACAATTACTTGCACGAATGGAGGACTAATACCTCAGATCTCTCCGTTTATGTGCATGAAGACTGTATTTACGGGAACGACCAACGCGAATAATAGTGTATCGCTACCGTATACAGTCACGGCAACTTTAGGTGGTGCAGGTTCTTCTACCACCAACCAAACTTCGAATGTTTGGTATGGTCCAGTGGTAACACTCGCTTCAAATAATATTCTTAATTACTCAGTAAATGTGAAAGTACCAGCCCGAACGGGGTCGCTCATTGCCTATCCTAAAGGAACCTATACAGCTACGGTTCAACTATTTTGGGATATGGATCTTCTAGCGCTATTATGTTTAGGTGATTTACTCAGCTGGGACTCTGGAAATGTAACTTTAACAGCGAACTTTGTGGTACCAAGTTTGTGCCAATTAAACTCAACCTCAACTGTAGATTTCGGCAATATTAATGATATTGGTACGACGAGTCGTGATTACACAGCGCAAGGGGCTGTAAATTCGACCTGTAATTATGGAACGCCATATAGCATTTATTTAGGAGATGGAAACAACCGTATTGCTGGTGGATTTAGGCGTATGACCAATGGTAATAATGATTATATTCCCTATCAATTATATAAAGATTCTAACTATAGTACGGTGTGGGATGCCACAGGAGGCGTAACCAATGTTGGGGGGGCAGGAGGAGTCTCAAAAACTGGTACAGGTAGCGCTCAAACTACTCCAGTGTATGGAAAAATTCCGCAAGGTACTTCCATTGCAAGTACACCAGGTAATTATTCTGATAGTGTTGTTGTTACAGTGACTTATTAATTTATCAAATATACGCTGTTCTATTTTAGTCGCATGGTTCCGCGTAATTTTAATCATATTCATTAAAAATGGCTGAACATAAAAAGATATAAATCAAATAATTTGTGTTTTTAAAAACTTATTCGTCATCAAAAACAGTTTGACTTAAAAATGCATACTGTATATTTATTGATTGGTTCTAAAAGAGAACTAGAGAAAAAGGCAATTAAAAATAAAGGTGAACAAATGTCGGATATTATTTTGCATCAATGGGAAATTTCCCCATTTTGTCAGAAAGTTTCAAGAATTTTGAAATTTAAAGGAATTTCATTTAAAACAGTGAACTATAACGGCATTTTGGGGGCTAAAGTTCCTTTGCTCAGTAAAGTGGGTAAAGTACCTGTAATTGACCATAATGGACAGCGAATACAAGACAGTACTCGAATTGCTCGTTACCTAGAAGAAACTTATCCAGATACACCACGGCTTTATCCAGAAGATCCAAATCAAAAAGCACTTGCAGAGTTGTGGGAAGATTGGGCAGATGAAGCTCTCTATTTTTATGAAGTCTATTTACGAATCAATGACCCAGATGCGCTACAGGAAGCAATTCGCATTAGCAGTATTGGCCGCCCAGCGTATGAAAGACCAATGGTAAAAGGATTTATTTTAGCCGAGTTAAAAACACAGCTTTTCTTTCAAGGTCTAGGCCGAATGAAAGCTGAAAATGTTGAAGCAGAGTTTAGAAGACACCTCGACCGTATCGAACAAATTTTATCGCAAAGTGAATGGCTAGTTGGAGACTCTCAGACAATTGCCGACATTGCTGTGGTTGCTCAACTTGGTGAAGTGGTTCGCACAAGCAAAAAATTTGGTAAAGAAATTTTGGATCGTCCGTTTATTGCTTTATGGTATAAAAAACAAACAGGGTGAAATGACCATGACATTAGCAACACCAGATAAAAAATTAGATTGTGCAGTTGTTATTGGCGTTGGGGCATCACAAGGTATTGGCGCAGCCGTGTGCCATCGTTTTGCAAAAGAAGGTTTAAAAGTTTATGTCGCTGGGCGCACTTTCCAGAAAATTGAAGTAGTGGCTGCCGAAATTCATTCGCAAGGTGGGGACGCTGTCGCATTTCGTCTGGATGCAGAAGATGTAAAACAAGTACAAGCTTTATTTGACACAATCACCAGCCAAAATGAACGCATTACTGCTGTCATTCATAATGTGGGAGGAAATATTCCCTCAATCTTTTTACGCAGTCCGTTATCGTTTTTTACGCAAATGTGGCAATCCACTTTTTTATCGGCTTATTTAGTTTCTCAAAGCTGTCTAAAAATCTTTAAAGATCAAAATCACGGTACGCTTATTTTTACTGGGGCGAGTGCTTCTTTACGAGGAAAACCTTTTTTCGCAGCTTTTACGATGGGTAAATCTGCTTTGCGGGCTTATGCACTCAATCTAGCTCAAATTTATAAATCACAAGGTATACATATTGCTCATGTGATTATTGATGGCATGGTCGATGGCGATAGAGTGAATAAAGCATTATTTGGCCTAGGGCGTTTAGCCCGTCTTACACGTGGAACGGGTGGCCTCAATATTGATGCAATTGCAGAAAACTATTGGATGCTTTACCAACAAACGTCACAACTTTGGACACATGAGTTGGATTTACGCCCTTATCAAGAAAAATTTTGAGAGACTAAAATGCTAAAAAAAATATGTCAGAGATTTCAAAAAAAACAGGGCTGTGTTGTCGTTGCTGGTCATGACTTACACTTAATCGAGCGTGATTTTGTAATTCTAGATAAAACGGCACAATTTCCACTACATCTTTATCAAGTTGTGCATGATTCGGCTGTGCAAAATATTCAAGTTCATTCTATAAACGATGGTGTGACAGCAGTCCATTTGAACTTAGTGAATGCAGATCATTTAAAAAACTTGGTGCGTTATATCTCTAGTCAAAGACATACAATTGAGCTTTGTGTATTTCAGCCAAACTTTTCATCTTCGCCCAATATTGAGGCTTTATCTTTAGAAGAGATTGAACACAATTGGCAGACCACAGGTTTAAGTGCAGTGAATGTAGCGCAAGCTGTGATTAAGCCTATGCTAAAACAGCAAAGGGGCACAGTTATTTTTCTTGGAGCCCCATTTAGCAACTCGACTCATTACGATGTATTGAGTCAAAGCATGTTCGCGGGCATTCGTGCTTTAGCGCAGTCATTGGCAAGAGAGTTCCAGCCTAAAGGCATTCATATCACCTATTGTATGGTTGAAAAATGGGATGGACAAAACCAGCACTTTATTTCATCTGTTAAGCAAATATGTCAACACATCTATGAGCAGCCTGATTCGGCATGGAGCCAAGAACTCAGTCTATCTTGAGTTTTTTATCCTTTTTTATTCGACACCAACAACAGTCGTGATGTAGCTCGTTGTTAAAAGAATGGCTAGGCTTAATGACATTTCAAATAAAATGGCGTAACCCAACTGGTTTGCAAATTTTGAATGTTGTAAACGAGGAGTGAAATACCATTTGTTAAAGGCTGCTAGCAATAAAATACATAGCACAAAGAGTAGTTTTATAATGAATCCATGCCCATAAGGGGTATTGACTAGCGTATTGAAATCTTTAAGCAATAACAGGGCAATAGTAACACCACAGACAAGTAAAACTCCGACAATAAAGGCTGCAATTTTTCCAAAAAGATGCATACGTTCTTTTAACGGTAGACCATGAATTATTCTGCTTGTTTTCCATAAGGGATAGAGTGAGCCCATCCATAAAGACATTGCGAGTACATGTGTTGCCAGTAAGATTTGCGCAAATAAGGATAAATTCGTGACATGGCCTAATTGAGAAAAACTGAAAACAATGGGTATTAATAGTAGAGCGAAAATCGATCCTTCAAATTTAGAAATCTGACTATTTCCACTGCTTAATTTTACGAGCATAAAGAGCAATAAAAGCAGAAAGCTCATTGATCGAATGATGTGGACGTGACCAATCGGCGTATTAATGAGTAGATTTATATAGTTACTATCCCACATACCTAATAGGCCAATATTGGCAAAACTTCCGATCAGAATAAAGAAACCCAAACCACTTGAGATTAGTCCTAAACCTGCACCAACAGTGATGTATTTGATAATAATTTTTTTAATTTCTGCATAGGGTCCAAGCAAGAAATAATAGAAGGCACCTCCAATAACAAATGCGGTTCCCAAATATAAAAAAACTTTAACAAGCCAAGTCGTATATATCCAAGTTTCAGGCGCCATATTCTTCTCTCTATACAATATGCCAGCTCATTGCTGGCATGGACTAGTGATACTTTTTTATTTTTCTGGTTTATTTAATAGTGAAAGTATATTCGCCACTCATGTTGTGACCATCAGAGCCCATTGTGGTCCATACTACGGTATATTTTCCTTTTTTTAGCTTTGGCACAGCGACTTCAAATGATTTTTTTAAATCATGGCTCACTTGGTAATTTAAAGGAATATCTGTACGTTGAGCATCAAGCAATTTAACGTTCATTAACATGACTTCGCCGCCAAAATTAAGCGTTATATTTTTAGGTTGACTTACTACCGAAGCATTAATGCCGGGGTTTGCACTTTCTAGGCTGACATGTGCAAA
This region of Acinetobacter sp. XS-4 genomic DNA includes:
- a CDS encoding spore coat U domain-containing protein, whose translation is MTMKKTFFHLSLIAVGLFSLNTANAATATGTLTVKATVTNSCVLNTSATGTTTNAVLDFGTLSSLTSNVDADTTTTGGTSIKVLCNNTVPWTLAFDAGQNAQTTQRRMIGGATSNEYIPYNLFSDTAHGTAIGIATTAYSGTGTGNVQTVNVYGRIPAGSTLPSAGSYLDTVTITVTY
- a CDS encoding fimbria/pilus periplasmic chaperone, yielding MKKNIFIITGLFLTLSSTINAATIRLSPVNVEILSHQNASSISLFNQSNESTDLQIRVFEWTQKNGQDQLTPTDEIAISPPFLKLQSNDSYNLRVVRINPTPISGEKTYRIIIDELPKPIDSRKAAQGVNVLLRSSLPVFVVNKDAITKLSWKIDTNQEAASLNISNIGNQHALLNNLMLVDTTANKSYPIKVNTVNGYILAEQARSYSLNNFTYQPNHKYSVSLTVNGKKTTL
- a CDS encoding fimbria/pilus outer membrane usher protein → MKYIIGVLCVAYLPAYSFAEQLQDNTNTPIPSVPKSIDSNNKYAQGNANGDEQNLNFTQLFLVVSMNSNTAEDLVAVKQSKDGKLYIRSSALNTLRVKMDEQIPDSQWVCINELKGIRFKYLENEQALNLQVPSSMLTDYSVDLNGQQITSPHLLKMKPLNAAILNYSLYNTITNDENVFSGSAEGIFNSAIGNFSSGVLYSGSNETSYSHEKWVRLESKWQYVDPEKVRIYTLGDFISNSSDWGNSVRLAGFQWSSAYTQRGDLVTSALPQFSGSAALPSTLDLYVNQQKIYSGLVPSGPFDIKQLPFISGNEVTLVTTDATGQQSITKQAYYFSSKILAKGINEFSVDVGVPRYNYGLYSNDYDDATFASGAIRYGYSNSLTLSGGAEASTDGLSNLGTGFAKNLFGFGVINADIAASQYKDENGYTALVGLEGRISKNISFNTSYRKVFDNYFDLARVSQIRYLKDNQITSELQNYLSYSALADEIFRAGMSYNFYEGYSAYLGYNQIKYSDNSYKLVSANLSGSLNKNWGFYTSAYKDYENQKDYGIYFALRYTPSSRVNAITSVSNDGGRLSYRQEIFGLSEPQIGSFGWGGYVERDQDANQNNASIYGSYRARAAYLTGRYNRIGDNDQVALSATGSLVAAAGRVFAANEIGDGYAVVTNAGPQSQIINGGINLGVTDNSGRFLIPSLMPYKENHIYLDPSYLPLNWSVKSTDQKTVVGYRQGGLIDFGAHQVISGLVKLVDSSNSPLLPGYTVRINGQQDGVVGYDGEVFIPNLLKQNKLEVDLLDHGSCQVDFTYNSNQYSTKKLGPYVCH
- a CDS encoding spore coat U domain-containing protein: MSLNIMNKAQIESYKKFSLSLKYFIGICLFYLVYAFFSPAHAACTVAGTTNNTFTYTAANINSDATVNLSGTITCTNGGLIPQISPFMCMKTVFTGTTNANNSVSLPYTVTATLGGAGSSTTNQTSNVWYGPVVTLASNNILNYSVNVKVPARTGSLIAYPKGTYTATVQLFWDMDLLALLCLGDLLSWDSGNVTLTANFVVPSLCQLNSTSTVDFGNINDIGTTSRDYTAQGAVNSTCNYGTPYSIYLGDGNNRIAGGFRRMTNGNNDYIPYQLYKDSNYSTVWDATGGVTNVGGAGGVSKTGTGSAQTTPVYGKIPQGTSIASTPGNYSDSVVVTVTY
- a CDS encoding glutathione S-transferase family protein; this encodes MSDIILHQWEISPFCQKVSRILKFKGISFKTVNYNGILGAKVPLLSKVGKVPVIDHNGQRIQDSTRIARYLEETYPDTPRLYPEDPNQKALAELWEDWADEALYFYEVYLRINDPDALQEAIRISSIGRPAYERPMVKGFILAELKTQLFFQGLGRMKAENVEAEFRRHLDRIEQILSQSEWLVGDSQTIADIAVVAQLGEVVRTSKKFGKEILDRPFIALWYKKQTG
- a CDS encoding SDR family NAD(P)-dependent oxidoreductase, which encodes MTLATPDKKLDCAVVIGVGASQGIGAAVCHRFAKEGLKVYVAGRTFQKIEVVAAEIHSQGGDAVAFRLDAEDVKQVQALFDTITSQNERITAVIHNVGGNIPSIFLRSPLSFFTQMWQSTFLSAYLVSQSCLKIFKDQNHGTLIFTGASASLRGKPFFAAFTMGKSALRAYALNLAQIYKSQGIHIAHVIIDGMVDGDRVNKALFGLGRLARLTRGTGGLNIDAIAENYWMLYQQTSQLWTHELDLRPYQEKF
- a CDS encoding SDR family NAD(P)-dependent oxidoreductase, with protein sequence MLKKICQRFQKKQGCVVVAGHDLHLIERDFVILDKTAQFPLHLYQVVHDSAVQNIQVHSINDGVTAVHLNLVNADHLKNLVRYISSQRHTIELCVFQPNFSSSPNIEALSLEEIEHNWQTTGLSAVNVAQAVIKPMLKQQRGTVIFLGAPFSNSTHYDVLSQSMFAGIRALAQSLAREFQPKGIHITYCMVEKWDGQNQHFISSVKQICQHIYEQPDSAWSQELSLS
- a CDS encoding CopD family protein, with product MAPETWIYTTWLVKVFLYLGTAFVIGGAFYYFLLGPYAEIKKIIIKYITVGAGLGLISSGLGFFILIGSFANIGLLGMWDSNYINLLINTPIGHVHIIRSMSFLLLLLFMLVKLSSGNSQISKFEGSIFALLLIPIVFSFSQLGHVTNLSLFAQILLATHVLAMSLWMGSLYPLWKTSRIIHGLPLKERMHLFGKIAAFIVGVLLVCGVTIALLLLKDFNTLVNTPYGHGFIIKLLFVLCILLLAAFNKWYFTPRLQHSKFANQLGYAILFEMSLSLAILLTTSYITTVVGVE
- a CDS encoding copper resistance protein CopC — protein: MKLVHNKMTVLRNVLVGATMIVAASNVFAHVSLESANPGINASVVSQPKNITLNFGGEVMLMNVKLLDAQRTDIPLNYQVSHDLKKSFEVAVPKLKKGKYTVVWTTMGSDGHNMSGEYTFTIK